AACGTCTTCGCTCTTGCCCGATCGCCACGAGCGGCCAGGAAGCCTGCGAGTGTCGCGGGCCGGGCTGCGAGAGCGCAATTTCCCCGTGGGTGGTGAGAAGGGCTGTTCTCGCCAGCAAGCGCGATGTTGCCAATGGTGGTGTGAGAGATTTCGGACCATCCGTTAGGGGACGATGCTAGCATCTGGCCCGCTAGCGAATGCGGGTCGAGTCCTCGGTAGCTGCTTGGAGGGGGGTCTGCTTGATCTGCCCAGCGAATCCGGGAATGTCCGTCATAATTCCAGCTTTCAACGAGCAAGCGATGCTGCCGCGTCTGATCGAATCGGTCCATGTCGCCCGCGGCTCGTACTCCGGCGGAGTCGAGATCATTGTCGCTGATAATTGTTCAATTGACGACACCGCCCAAGTCGCGAAATCACACGGCTGCCGTGTGGTTCGGGTAGAAAAGAAGTCCATCGGTGCTGCACGGAATGGAGGGGCGGCGGTGGCGACAGGCGACATTCTCTGTTTTGTGGACGCTGATTCCCGCATTCACCCTCATACATTCAATGCAATAGAAAATGCGATGCAAGACGGCTCCATCATTGCCGGTTCCACGTCGACTATACCCGAGCGGTGGTCAATGGGTATTCGTGCAACCTATGCGTTGATGATGGCAATTGCAGCACTGACGCGGGTAGATACCGGGGTCGTTTTCTGCCGCAGAACCGACTTCCAAGAGATCGGAGGATTCCAAGAATCCAGGCTTTTTGCAGAAGACATCGCTTTCCAAGTGGCGCTAAGGCGCTTGGGAAGGCG
The window above is part of the Terriglobales bacterium genome. Proteins encoded here:
- a CDS encoding glycosyltransferase codes for the protein MSVIIPAFNEQAMLPRLIESVHVARGSYSGGVEIIVADNCSIDDTAQVAKSHGCRVVRVEKKSIGAARNGGAAVATGDILCFVDADSRIHPHTFNAIENAMQDGSIIAGSTSTIPERWSMGIRATYALMMAIAALTRVDTGVVFCRRTDFQEIGGFQESRLFAEDIAFQVALRRLGRRRGQHLTRLTQVKALLSTRKFDEFGEWHLFTMGWRLLVATAMKRYRSDFTDRYWYKPKR